tgtgacaaatacgcacattttcctcatttcagcccattgagccattaaattcaatggggaaaatcagtgagaaatgtaaagccatacgcgtaTCATGCAGATACATAGGTTCAATAAAATCTCATCATAGCATTGCAAACGGATTATacacggatgaccatacagagaacactcttggcagggagactcggaccaattttgcatacgcaagtgtgaccccggccttatgtaaTAAATACATGTGGCAAGGGCAATTATCCTGGTAGGGGAGTAcatgtgtgtgtattattatttCCAGCTTTTTTTTTGCCCGTCAACCTTCTTCAAGGATTAAATGAGTAATAAAAGAATAGATTAACTGCACTGCCGATGTACAGAATATTATATATTGATTGCTGCTTTCCTCTGAAGACTTCTCCAATCATGTCCTCgggttgtgtctggtactgcagtagAGCTGAGCTGCGATATCACACAATCCATGGCCAGAGTAGTGTTTCTGGGTGAAAGCAGACATGTTTTTCTAAGCTTGGAGGAACCCTTTAGTATCGGTCTATACTGAAATATTCGTTCACGTTTTCCATTTTTGCTGATTTTTCTTCTCTGTCATACAGGGGAGCTCTCGATCAGATAAGGACCCTCCTGCAGTTCCACCCAGACTTCCACCACCTCCAAAGATCCAACCTCGAGTCCCTGCTTATACCGGAGCTTTTGATGGACCCCTGcacagcccacctcctcctccccccagaGATCCTCTTCCTGACACGCCACCTCCTGTTCCACAAAGGCCTCCTGAACACTTTATAAACTGCCCCTTGAACCTTCAGCCTCCACCCCTGGGACGTCTCCACCGAGAGCAGGATTGGTTCCGGGAAGCAAACACCGTCCCCAACTCTCCCAACACCCCGCCAAGCACTCCGTCCCCTAGAGCGCTGCGCCGCTGCTGTGGGCTCAGCACCAGCCACAACAACCTCTCTCCATGTGCGGCTCCGCCGGTCCCTCCAAGGCAGAATTCCAGCCCTCAGCTGCCAAAACTGCCACCAAAGACTTACAAAAGGGAATTTTCCCACCCTCCTTTGCACAGACTAACCTTATTGGAGAATGCAGAAACGCCGCAATGACTACAGCCGACAGAAGTCCTCGACACTGGATAGGGATCAGCGATGTACTTTCATTAGcttctttttaatttatttattttgataAGGCACTGTATTTCCACCGTTAACCCCTTCTGTGCTCAACACTTATTAACGGAAGGGTTAACGATAACACTCTTACACTAAAGTGCTACTGATCAAAACAGCGAGTGCAGGAATGATCCACACTACGGCCTTCAAACACTAAAACAGCGTGTTACTGCCTCAGGGGAACACCATGCGTCCTTGCCTTGTTTTGGGGACACAGTGCTGTCGGCTCCTCCACCTTTTCCGCCTTCAcatcttgcaatttttttttatttttgcatttcacCCTCCAAATGGATCGGCACATTCCAGGCCCATTCAGTGCggcaaaaaaaattttggggaaaaaattgtCTAATTCGGAGGATTCGATGTCTTGGTTATCAAATGCACTAAGTGGCCTTTTTCTTTCCAAACCGAAAACGAGACGTGGCTAATCCTCCACAGATGGGAGCGGCATTCCGCCTGTCCGGCTTTGTCGTGTGCAGACCATTGGGTgctatttatttttcctttttttgtttttggcaGATGGGTATCTACATGCAAGCAATTTTTTTAAGGGTACAATAATTTGAAAGGAAggttttttggggattttctcaaCGCATAGCAGAGTGGAGTCTGTCATTTAAAGGGGTTATGTaatgaaaattgaaatttttgggtAGCATGTTTGAATTACTTCCATTTTAAAGACCTCTGCTTGTTGTCAATGGCTTGAAATAGTTTTTCCAATGGACATTGCTACCTCTGAAATAGGGAGCATCGTGCCGATGTACTTAAGGCGAGATTCCCACATCCAGTTCTCACGGTCCGAACACATACCGTGACAATCTGATGTGTGAATCCGACCTGAAGGAGCTGTTCAGGCAGGAAACATGGACCCATCCATGGGATTGGTCAGCAATATGAGATCGGTAGGGGTGCTGGGTGTTGGACCACCACCACGGTGTACAGTACACAGCAGCTGCCGCTGCACCCTGGACGGAGCTGCGCTCAACATTTACATCCGGCGGACACTGGATTTGTCGTAAGCTGATCGGTGCGGGTgcccatgcgcaaagtaagcggatcctgtgcggatggtacccggggtggaggagaggagactctcctccaggtcctaaaaaaaaaaaaaaattatattctcaccttctggcggcccccggatccagcccaggccttagcaatgctcccgttcccagtgatgctttgcgacaataacctgtgatgacgtagcggtctcgcgtgatgctacgccatctggggtcattgtcgcgaggcatcactgggaatgggagtTGCCAGGAGCATtgcgaggatcgggaaggctgtgggagccgcataggcagcatcaatagtaaaaagttggtcacacttgtcaaacacaatgtttgacaaatgtgaccaacctgttaatcagttttccaagcgatctgtaggaaAACGCtaacattctgcaagctaattacacatgtaaaacgctagtgttgagcgggaaaacgcatgccaattccgcatgcgttttacccgcggcagggagttgcagaatacacgcagaaatttccacggcaattcagcaacgtgtgcacatagcctaacagctgcaaaacatgcagccgtGAGGACTCGAATATAATATACAGTCACACCCAAGAGACCCtgatagcacccaagcatgctcggataagacgttatctgagcatgttctCTCATCAATAATGCTTAATTTATAGTTTCTGATTAAAGAGGCTATTCCCATCTGTAGTAAATGCCAGAACCGTCTGACAGGTGCTGGGTCCACAGGCTTGTTGGCTCATTCCTGGCTCCATTCACTTTGGTGGAGAGGTAGCTGGGCACTACCCTCTCCATTGAGGTCTATGGGACTTTGTAGGAATGGCCAATACTACTTGCTGAGTTTTTTCCATAACTTGTATAGATACAAGCTGAGAATATTGTACAAATGCCGTCCCCCCAGCATTGAAGTGTAAGGAGAACACACAGTACTTGGGGGTCTTCGTGGTGTGACTGCCATTTTTTAATATCTCTTTGAATAGTTATTGATGGCTTACCTCAGGAATAGGTCATCAGTGTCAGATCGttgggggtctgacacctggcaccccctTGATCAACTACCAGGTCCCGTGAATATAGGaatagcacagctccatacactgtagTGGCGGGTGTCAGGTACTGCAATACCTAGGAGTGGCCACTACACATTGTATGTTAGCTGATTGGTGGGGGGTACCAGGTGTCGGACCCTCATCCTCAGGATCCGTCTGGTATCTCcgccctggacaacccttttaaacttTAATTGCAGAACACCATGGTGGGTCCAATGTCTGCACTGACGCAGTCGATCACAACCTGGTATGAcagactctgctctgctacatgtaTGTTATGTTTGTGAGCTGAAAGTACGATTTCCCCTGAGTAAAGCTGCTTCTGTCAGGATGGGGATCATTTTCCGATACCAGAGAGCGCATTTCCTACGACCAGTGTGGCATCCACTGCTGTATGGCTGACACCAGAGTGCAATAGAGATGAGAAGGGGTTCACACCAGTAAATGTCAGCCGCCCACACACTTCCACCACTTCGATTCCTTATATAAGTGTTCATTTCTCTGCCGACCCCAGGTTACGCTTGCGGAGTATTCAGATTGTGCCTTTTTCCTTTATTTTAGCAGATTCTGCTGATGAGTTGCCTTTTTCTATCGATCAGTCCTCTCTGGTATGAATGTACGATTTAATACGACTTCTTTTACAGCTGTTTTTCTCTGTTAaactgaattatttttttttttacaaagttttagTCCCCCACCCCGATCTCCTGCAGACTCCGCATATGGCATGCAATGGGTTAAAGGAAAGTATTTTATCAAATATTCAGTCCTTGCACTTTGTATATAGATGAGTTCTTCTGGGCGAGATGGTAAAATGGATGTGTCACCTGTATCGGGCGGGCGCTGGTCTGCGTGGAGTGCTGCATTGAGCGGTGGCATTTGGGGGGGGCACAGTTCGGTCGCCaactctgtgtacaggtaatatgtTGCACTTTATCGATCGCCCCACTTTTGGTAAAACTGTGCAAATGTTTATCCAGATCCGAAACCCTGTTACCTTCTGGAAAGTGAAGTTTTGTGATTCCGCTATTTTCTCCAGCTCTGCCTTATTAATGCTGGATCTGTCGTATTCTTCTATAATAATGGGGGGAGGGCGGTCAGCGATGCATGGAGGGGGGGGGAGGGTAAAGTGAGGATAACTTCACTTCCCCTATGGAAGAGCTTTCCGATAAATTTGATATTGATGGTGAGAATCCGTCGTGACAatggacgtttttttttttttcttttgtaccaGACCTCTAATGGCGGACAGCGTGGGATGTCACATGACTTATCAGGTTTCTGCAGTGTTTGTACAGCTGTCTAAGAGCCACGTTCATTTCCCGTCTTGTGGCCTTTTACTGTGCTTCGTATCTGTGTTCTTAACAGATGTAATAAATTTTCAGTAGTCTTAAACCAATGACCCGATTTCTATTATTTCCATCAGATCCATGAAGAACTGTGGTAAGTGATCAGCGTGTGAGGGGTTAAAGAGGGTTTCTGGTGTTATATATCACCTTATCACTGTATAATTTTAAAAGGGATTGATCACTATTATCTTGATGACTTGCGCTTACGAGGGGTCATCAATGTCCGATCGGTGGTGGTCTGACACACGGCACCCCCTGCGATCAGCTCTTGGAGCGCCTCGATGTAAACATAGTGCAGAGCCACAATGGCTCCGTATACTGGACAGTGGACGATCTTAGCTTGGCTCCTATCTaagtgaatgtgatctgagctgcagtacctggatCCACCACAAAGTGGTGGTGTTTTGGTAAAATCAGACAGCTGATCGGAGTGGGGGGGTGTCAGGTGTAGACCACCACTGGCCTGACAAAGATGAAGGAAGGACTAGTAATCAATGTTAGAAGGGGCAATTTATCAAGACTGGCTTTTTTATATCCAGAGTAGACTTGTGTAAAATGCTAATGATCGCCTCTTAATGAGTGCAGCGTCATAGACTTGGAATACTTTTGCTATAATTAACGCCACTTTTACTTACAAGAAAAATGAACTGGAATATGTTAGTATGCATGCAAAATAAGAACctgttcacattggccattaacCAGATAAAGCCCAAAATGGAAACCAAATGGCCATATACCCTGATGTAAGTAAAAGAAACAGTGCGCATAAATGGGGTACTTGGTAAacaccgttttttaaaaaaaaaaaagcataaaagccatcccaccgcaacaaggtgtgCCCAAATCAGAATTGTTCTATACTCCAGTATTAAAACCTTACTGTATGTCAATGACGACAATGTGAATAATGGCCGAGCAGGACCGGATCCCGAATATGGACACCCAGCCTTGGGGGAGATGGCTTTTACGCtctatttttttaaatcaaagatGGTGTTTACGAAGTCCCCAATGTTGTTTATACGGAACTATAGctaacttacagcagggtatatggtcATTTGGTTTCTGGCTTGGGTTTTtatctgtttaatggccagtgtgaacaggcTCCTATTTTGCAATGATACTCTCTTTTTTTGGTTAAGTGGTGTAAACTATAGCAGCAAGTGTTCCAAGCCCGTGACACCGaactcattaaggctatgtgcacacgttgccgattcgcagcagttttccatgtgttgtacagtaccatgtaaacgtatggaaaacaaaatccgcagtgcacatgctgcggaaaaaaaacgcaagaaaCGTAGCGGTGTTttctccgcagcatgccaattctttgtgcggaatcctgcAGCGCTTTCCACCTGCTCCATAttaggaatctgcacaaaaactgcggtaaatctgcaggtaatccgcagtgcggtttgccTTTGGATTTTGCAAAACCAGTTTGGAAatatccgcacaccaatccgcaacgtgtgcacacatccTAAGGGTTCGCAGAGGCAGACCGAAGTAAACAATGCGCACAGCGGCCTGTCATAGATCGCTCCGCACACAGGCTGCCATGGTTCTTTCCGTTTCGTCCCAAGATGGAGCATTTCGCTTGTTCGtcgggtgatcggcagcctgtttggaGTATTGTGAAACCTCCGGGGTTTTTTAAGAACACACATTCAGATTTATCTTGCAGTGTAAGTGCAGCTCTACAATCTGTATATAGGTATGATTTTTATAGGAGCCAAGTCACACTGACAAAGACTCCTATTAAAGTGACACTGGCCGCTGCTTCTTGCCTAAACCGCGGGCACCTTCTTGTATGATTACAGATGGGTATGGGGTTTTTTCCTGACATTTTGTGCAGGACAGACATTGGCCGTCTCCTcctagtgattgacaggtctcttccttaGACTCCTGTCACTCCCGTTCAGCGGCGCAGAGTGAAGCCGGGGTGACACGGGGGTAGTCTTGTCTCTGGCTATGGTCCCCAGCCGCGTCTGTAAGAATTCGCCACTGCCAATAACATACACATGGAGCACCGATGGATGGAAGCGGGTCCGTTCTGCCTCTTGGGCCTCATTCACATCTTTCTGCTACAAAGGTGGTCCGACGAGCGAGAAGCCTTATGAGCCAGTCGACATGTTCTGAAAATGACCACCATTATCGCTATGGCAACAATTGCTGGCCCGGTATGGGGTAGCCTGCACCATCCAAATATCTGGACAGAACCAGCCTGGATTAGCGACAACTACCATCTGGTTTATTTAACCCTGCAGTTGCAATGGTGCTTCGCCTCTGAGCAGTATATCTGGTGGAGGAATAATAGTTCAATAAACTATTAGAGAAACGATTAAAAGAATTGCAGGATTGTCCCCCCAAAATTCAGTGTGGTgtcttatttatattattattattattatttagtatcTTGAATCAATAAGTGACCTTTTTTCTAGGGTTGTTTGCAGCACCAAAACGTAACGTAAAGCATACTACACACAAGTAACTGCTGAGTGGCACGCATGCGCCGTAGCATTTTCTGCGGCTGATGATTAGCGCACGCGCGGTTTCCTCACCGGACATGGCGGAACTAGAGTCCGGAGTGTTCGTCCGGGAGCTGGAGCGCCGggatggggcagtgctggagaTCCGGCAGCTGAGCTCCGGGGATGTGGGCTGTGTGGTGTGGGACGCCGCCATCGTCCTCGCCAAATTCATGGAGCGGAGGGAAAGTGCGGAGCCCGGGCTGTTCACTGGGAAAGCAGCGGTGGAGCTGGGCTCGGGCACCGGCATCGTGGGCATCATGGCAGCAACCCTCGGGTGAGCCGTGCTCTAGGCGCTTATAAAGCCATAGCCCCAGCATGCTCCGAAAATTCATGTCTCCTGCATTACACTGTGCGAACCACAAACCTCAGCATACCTTGTCACAGGCGCACTCCAAGCCCCATTATGCCTGGCCATGGATGAACTATAAGCCCCAGCATACCTCGTCACGGGGCCCTACAAGCGTGCCTTTATTAGCCCCCACATGCCACTGATCAGCACATACCCCATTCCTATAGAGCCGGGGGGCGCTGCAATGAAGCGTCAGGGTCCCTGTGCTCCGctatggcgccctctgctggccGCATCTGGAAGCACACCGTTTGGATCAGCACTGAAACGATGGCACTGTTCCAAACTGTCAATCAAACAAGAGCGCTGTGCCCACCCGGCCAAGAGACTGGGTAGGGGCGTCCACCTGATAAGTCAACGTGAGATGATCCCTTTAATGTCCAGTTGCACAAATTATTAGGAAAGACACTTAAATTGGGCTGACATGGCAGCAGTAGCCATGCTAGGTGTCCCAGGAAGTGCTGCCAATGGCGGGACTGCCCCAAACCTTCAGCCCCAACATTTACAAGTGGCCTGTCACAGCCAATCATTGGCCTTTGCAGTCACCGGACTATGTCATAAATTTGATCACTTAAGCAGGGACTAGGAACGCACAGGAGACCCAGAAAATGGAGCTAGTGGGGTATCTGATTACGGAGGGTGAGAATCCCCATGCGATCATCATGTACATAAGGCCTTAGGTCGGGTATCACTGCTCCACACACCAGCAGCTTAGATCTTGGTAGGATCCACACTTCATGGATCGCACTAACCTTCCTTTACTGTTACAGAGCGGACGTCACTGTGACGGATCTGGAAGATTTGCAAGATCTGATGATAATGAACATTAAAAGAAACTCTGCTCTCATCACAGGTTCTTGCCAAGCGAAGGTATTGAAATGGTTTGTATATCTGTGGACCTGGAGAATCTGCGCTGACCGAGGTAACGCTTAGTGACCGCTTCGTAAAACACTGATGTTTTTGTATTTCAGGGGTGAGGACGTCTCTGGTTTCTCCTCTTCTCCTGACTACATCCTGATTGCTGACTGCATCTACTACGAGGAGGTGTGTGGATCCTATTAATAGGATAAAATGCAATATATGTAGAATGTTTTTTTCTTACTCCAAAAATCGAGGAATGAATGAAAACATAACCTTTCGTTCACAATGTAAGAGGCCATGCTTCAATGACAACTTCTAAGATTGAATTACACACTTATAAGCTTGTTGGCATAAAGCAATGAGAAAACTCTTGGGACCTCCCAGACAAAATACAGCTACTATTACATCATAGTCAAAGTGTAGATAGTAATTTTTGTAGGTCCGAGAGTATAAAACGGTGCCAGTCATTAATAACGCAGCGTTAAGTCACCCAAGAACGTCGAAAAGTGGTCATTTCAGAGAAAAGTAAGATGGCACGCAGTCCGCTAGTAATCATGCTCCAAACAATGGCAGGGCCATTCCTGACAGGGTAGAGTAAGGGATAAATGtccacctaaaggtaccttcacactgagcgacttaacaacgatatcgctagcgatccgtgacgttgcagcgtcctggctagcgatatcgttgtgtttgacacgcagcagcgatcaggatcctgctgtgacatcgttggtcggagcagaaaggtcagaactttatttcgtcgctggctcacccgatgacatcgctgaatcggcgtgtgtgacgccgattcagcaatgtcttcactggtaaccagggtaaacatcgggtaactaagcacagggccgcgcttagtaacccgatgtttaccctggttaccattgtaaatgtaaaaagtgcttcccgtactgactgtgagcgccggccggccgtaaagcacagcggtgacgtcaccgctctgctttacgaccggccggcgctgagacagtgcagggaagctgaggccgggggacagacatcggaatgtaagtatgtagtatttgtttttttttacatttacaatggtaaccagggtaaatatcgggttactaagcgcggccctgcgcttagtaacccaatgtttaccctggttaccaggggacttcggcgtcgctggagagctgtctgtgtgacagctctccagcgacgaaacagcgacgctgcagcgatcggcatcgttgcctatatcgctgcagcgtcgcttaatgtgacggtaccttaagtgtctccAGCGGTGTGGACCCCATTATTGGGTCTCTCTGCTGTTATCTTACATACTTCCCTCCTGGGAGAAGGCAGGAGAGGGGAGTTCAGAATCTGAGTGGCAGTGACACCCTTGGGTTCAGCTTAAATGCAGGGACACGACAGGGTTAGTGCTATGTCGGTAGCGAATGGACCTTAACCCCTGCCCTGTAAAGAAGGACATGACCAGAGGACCCGGTGAGATCAGATTTTCTAAAATGAGCACCAATGCTTTGAGAGCACTTTTGCAATATTCTTAAGTGACTTTATCCTTCGGTGTTAAATCTGGCACTGTTTAATATACGCAGGCCTATGAAATATTAGTAGCTACACTCTGATTATGAcgtattagtagttatattctgcctGGGAGATCTCAAGACTTATTAGCTCTTCTGATGTCCTGGCTTAAAGGCAATGTTTTAATATTTTCTATTTCTGCCCCTTGAATCCTTCCAGTCTTTGCAGCCATTACTGAAGACCTTGAGGGACCTGGCAAGTGGCGAGACTTGTATTTTATGCTGTTACGAGGAGAGAACCACTGGTAAAAATCCTGCAATAGAACAGAAATTTTTTGAGGTAAGAAATCACAATGATTTCCATAAGTTATTTACATCTGCTGCTGTTTACTGAGTTGTACTTGCCCTGGGCCTGTACATAGCGACGGATGCAGGTATAGACCTACCATAGTATAAGAGCATGGAGCCACCATGGGTGCGGGTACAGACCTAGGGTGCCTTGGGAAAGTATtccgctccctggaacttttcaaccttttcccacatatcttg
This region of Ranitomeya imitator isolate aRanImi1 chromosome 1, aRanImi1.pri, whole genome shotgun sequence genomic DNA includes:
- the VCPKMT gene encoding protein N-lysine methyltransferase METTL21D, with the translated sequence MAELESGVFVRELERRDGAVLEIRQLSSGDVGCVVWDAAIVLAKFMERRESAEPGLFTGKAAVELGSGTGIVGIMAATLGADVTVTDLEDLQDLMIMNIKRNSALITGSCQAKVLKWGEDVSGFSSSPDYILIADCIYYEESLQPLLKTLRDLASGETCILCCYEERTTGKNPAIEQKFFELLKMDFDYEEVPIDKHDEEYRSEDIHILQIYRKK